DNA sequence from the Alosa sapidissima isolate fAloSap1 chromosome 13, fAloSap1.pri, whole genome shotgun sequence genome:
AGTCTATTTTGTTGACTTGTTGCTGTTCAGCGATATACAAAATAAGTGTGGCTTTTCCTTTGGAGAAAGATAAATGACAACAGATTTTGCATGGTGTCAAGGATcacatttaaaatatatttcatcAGTTTCATGCCTACTCTAGATCTTTGACAGATATTTCAGAAGATAAACATGGCTGCATTTTGTGCGCCTTAGAACAGAACACTGAATATGCTCCAGTATGGTATCTAAGGATCAAAGACTACCTTCTAGACTGCTTCCTCTTTTCCAAACTGTGCTGAAGAGACTGCACTATGTGACTATGTATTATATTAGGGTGTCTAAATAATCAACCCTAATTAGTTCTGGACTAGATATACTAAATTTACATGAGGCTGATGAGGGCAACGGAGATCTCTGGCTTGAGAAGAGAAGGGGTTGTGGCAAGGGGAGACTCAAGAACAAACTGTAACAAACGGTAACAGCCTTGCTTACCAAGTTTAACCAGACTGTTTTTCCCATCAGTGCGCCGTAACTTCAGTTTACACTGAATAATGCTGAAAAATGTGCATACCCCCAGTGAAATTCTCTCGAAGGCTGCTCTGTTGCTGATTTGGTTTCTAATGGTAAATAGGCCTGGTTGctgattggctgctgtgttgtgggaaatcccctacctacAGCACTAGGAATTAAACATCTCTCACATGTATATTTGAAAtatcttttttaaaaagctttttttcccttttagaTTGACTGTTTTAAATATCTTTCATTTGGTTTAAACGTGAGCATTATAGCGGTGTGAATGTCTGTGATCCGTGCTGATCTGCTTGAATGCTTTTATAATCTTTCATACAGTGACCTCATAATACCGTCTGATAGACTGTATTTTCCTAGCTTATGCAGAATCAAGAACATGGTTTATCACGCTCAACTACTTAAATATGTAATGCTTTTTCAGTGCAGATGATAACTATGCCATACCCTAGATTAGATAATATTCGTGTACAAATATTGAGAATCAATGAGAAAACACGTTCATCCAGCCATTCACTTTTCCAGTCCAGTGAGAGTGTACACTATTCAGTTAAAATACCTCAACATTGCACAGTGGAATTTGAGGACAGCAGCTTTCATAGCAATGCTGGGGCTGAAATATTGAATTAACCTCATAATGAATGCTCACTGGCCGCCTGAAATAAAACTGATTCAGTGCCAAGTCAATAGCAGGAATGGCTGACAGATAGAGGACATGTTTGAAAAACCTCCTAGAATAAGGACAGTGAGATAGCAATCAAAATGCTGCATGAGAGGaaaaaacacagagacaaaTACCTTGGCTTTTCAGTCTGCTTTAGGTTAtattcaaataatggccatccACTCTCTATAATGTTCCATTTGGTGTATGGCAAGAATATCGAATTTCAGAATAATCTGCATTGCATTTTATCAGAGGTTGCATTTGTCTAGAATATTTATGGGCAAGGCATCTGTGAAATTTGAacttggtgtaggcctacttagaATGTATATGAGATGCAGGTTGATCTGCATAGTGGCTGCTTTGGCACATGGGTGATTTAAAAGGGATGACActgcaccaaccaatcaaactGGCTATCTGCATTGGTAATTTCTCTGTAGCTGCAGGGACAGCCAGCTTTACCAAGTAACAAAAATCAAAGGCATGGGTAATGTAATGATCGTTTTGTAAACTGGATTGGCCAGGCAAAGACAGCTGACCAGAGGAATCCATTCATTGACTTCAAAACTTTAACACTGAGTAGGTACTGAAGAGTGTTTCTGCTCTGTGAAAATGGCTAATGGAGCCCGGGCCTGTTTATTGACTTTGGAGATGACAACAAACAGCACGTGTTTAGAATGTATTCGTTGTCTGGTGGGCCTGTGATCTCTAGCTTTTGGTAGGCTATTCCATTGCCGCTCTAATATCTGGAGACCTCGCAATTTATGAACATCACTTGACTATACTGCAGCCAAGTCGCACTAAGTCTCCCAACAAATGACCTGTCTGGCCCCAGGACCCAAATTACAGAAAGAATACCCCATTCATCAACAAGTATTCACCTCGGATGTAGACATCGTCATCTGCTCTCATGAACCACTCGTATTTATCCAAGTAATGGTCGTGCATGTATTTAAGCATCATAAAAGATTTCTTTTGAGGAGGGTATGAGTCGTCCACTCCGGCCAACGACACCACTGGGAGGGGACTTGGCAGCGGCACCACGTCCGAGCCTTCACTGGAGAAAAACTCCACCTTCCCCGGGATGGAACGAGTCCACGTCCTATGCGCGGCAACGGCTCGTGAATCAAGGTACTTTTTGGCTGTCATGACACCCACGTAGAGGAAATGCTTAGGTTTGGCTATAGGTCCGCCGCCATCCCCGCTTCCATTGCCTGTCCGGTAGacactttcctcctcctcctcacttccTTCTTGGCTAGATAAAGGACTCTCCGGATCTTTGCGCCACGCATTGCTCGTTGCGGTGCTGCCGTGCACTTCTGGAACTTTGGCGATATTCACAGAATTGCTATAGTACGAACACATGGAGGACCGCCGCTTCTTGCCACTGATTTCCATCACCCTGGGGACAATCAGCCAAGAAGCAGCTGTAAATCCAAGAACTATCCCAACAATTACGCTCATCCAAGGTCTCCTGGACCTGACAGCCATGGTAGAAACAGTACAGTAGATTGCCGACAGTTTGAGAAAAGGTTGAACGATGCAGAGTTCCTCAGATACGTAAGGATATGCAGCTGTAATCCGTCGAAAGAGTGTCATACATGATTATCACATCAACAAAGTGCACTGCCAAATCAAGGAGTGATACCTGAGGGTACAGCAGTTCTTCTTTCTAAATGTATGTACAACATTCCTGAAAGGCAATACTTAAATGCAGGGTCAAGAGACGGATGAACGCCTTGGCgctattttaaaaatatatttcaacTTTTCTGGAGCGTTAGTTTCTTTTTTGGCAAGAACCCTTTTTAGTTGCAGTGTCCAGCGCGACGGAAGAAGTTACTGCACTGTTCGTCTGGAAGGTAACACTGTAGCCAGTAGTCCTCGTTACATTCCGGGACAAACATAGTTCCTTTGAAAATTAGGCAATAAAAGGTTCGTGTATCCTATCCGAAGACATAGCGACCCTTCTGAGTCTTCTCCGCTTCCCAGCTCGCAGTGTTATAATGACATTAGAACAGTTTGTAGACTTCATACCATTCAGTAGGTAGAGCTAGCTTGCCATCAAGCTATAACATCCTCCACAGACTCGCCATTTTGTTTACAAATTGACGCCTGACTAAATAACTTTTCATCTTCCTAATCTCTCCGCTTCACTTTTTCTCCGCTGTGGCGAAAGCCTGGCAGTGGTGTCACTACACATATTCACGGTGTCAGAAGTAACGGGAAAAAGCAAAGGCTTCTCCTGCCTAGCAGGCTGAGGGCGGAGCGATGCATGCTGACTGTTCCCCTTCCCATGCAGGCTGACGTCTTGAGGGAGAGCTATGAGAGCGCGGTGAGAGCCCAGGCTACATCACCACGGCTGCCTCGGTGAATAAGAAGTAGGAGCCTCACTGAAGGTCCACCAGCAGCACACGTGAACCTACAATAGGGCCAGTCAATGTGTGCATACCAGAGTGTGCCCAGTGCCCACACATAGGCTCCATACACTGACTTTACTTTTACTTAGAGGTATTTTAAGCTGCCTGAGAtatttacatacatacaatTTGGTAACACCAGCCCGAGCAAATGCCATAAATGTAGAGCTTGTAGGCTAATGATCTCTGCAGTTGCAAAGATTTTTTAGCATATCAGTACTGTATGGTCATTTTTAAATCCAACTAATGGAAAACCTACTTATTTACCCCTGCTCTAAAATTACATGGCAATGTTCTCATGACAATAAGGTTACTAAAACAAATCAACATACAAACGAGTACTcaacaaaagttttttttttttgcaatgggTTCCAAGTTGAGgtttttgaatgtgtgtattgTGCTGCATTTCCCCCTAGTGGTGCAGACACTGTAGAGCACATTTATACAGGCACATTTACATAAAAATGTCATTATTCTTCTCTCAAAAACATGTTTGGCTGCCAGGTTACCTGCAAGGTAAAATAATTATCTTGCCTCATAAGCTTGGGGTTGGGTGATTGCCTGAAAATGAACATTTCCAGTGACATCTAGGGGAAATATATTAAAGGGCATCACTCATATGTCAGCTTGAGGTAGAGGTCACACCATCCAATAACAGACCTTGTCCACCCCCTTCACTAAGCTGGCTGAGTGATGGCACTCAATCTAAGCCTGTCATGATTTAAGATCTTCCATATTCAGGACATCAGGGGACTCTTCACAGTTATTGTGGTGCCCAGCGTCAATTCTCAAAACTTGAGATAAAGTGTCACTACATCTGCAACAATAATGTATGATCATTTCTCCTTGAGATCTGTAATAATTACATAATCATAATTTATTTTTGATAATGAATTCCACATGGGAGATAACAAATGCATCAGGGAGCAGTGTGATTATTGCTTACAGGATTAACTGACGTGTCTTCTTTCATATTGCACATTATCGTCTGCTCGTTTGCTCATGCTGGACATGTTGATTCCATCAATACCCATACTCTGATaaagcattcaaattaaaccAGGAAATTAGTTGTTTGTCTGCTATTGAAAGAACCACAATGAATTCATGTTGTTGGTGGAGGAGAAATCTCCTCTGACAAAGCTAAGACCTTGATTGCTTCTCTTGATTCGATTGAAGTTGGCAAGGTTGCGTAATCAATCATAGCTTTGTGTGAGACACTGACAGCGAGATGATAATGACCTTGTACAGTGACAGGATATTCAGTGGTGAATGCTTTGAAAATGTGCCCTCTTTTTTAAACAGACACAAAGCTGGGTATAAAGCttatcaaccccccccccccaaagtgtCATCCATTGTTTCTCTCACAAAAAAATATAGCATTGCATAATAAGCTACATTCTTTGTGCAATTTAGAGCAATGTATTATCATAACTTGAAGCGCATGGCATTGCAACTTATCAAAGCCTTTTAAACTTTTCGGCATCTTCTTTAAGCTTCAGTGGATGTCATTCAAATAACCAAGGAAATGCTTTTGCATTTTTTGCAGTTTCCTGACTGCCTGGGGGTCGTCTTGATTCCACAGATGAGGAATGAAGTACTGTGCAACAcagattaaattaaatatatttattcaATAAGATATTAGTACATCAGACGTTCCCGGAGCAACTCGGGGATAAGTGCCTTGTTCAAGTGCACAAAGGTGGAAGCAGGGAATTTTCTGgcaactgcatgctagcccagctctttaACCACTacgccagtgtttttcaaccactgtgccggggcacactagtgtgccgtgagagatcatcaggtgtgccgcagaaaattacccaaatgtcactcactggtccagaaaagcaactgttgcatccaagaatttataaccacatgctctcattgattgtatgattgcactatttgtggtatgcaggcattgtacaacggggcccccatatccagtattcacagaatcatcacatatccagttcataacaacaattaaattagatatagtcacctacaaatgaaacagagggcacaaattttaggctatggtatgtttattttttcttcacacaggatgttagtgtgccgtgggacattttaagtgtcaaaagtgtgccgtggcacaaaaacaCTGCACTAGGCTACCACCGCCCCTGTAAAGACTGGCTCAGCATTTTAGATCTACAGTAAGTGAAACTAAATGTTCTCTATAACCTGTGGCCTGGAGGAAGGTTTAGTGTGGCAAACCTGCCATCGCATAGAAAGAACCTGCTTAGTTTCTGCTCTGTTGCTGTGTCAGTAGCAGGGAGCAGGAGGCATATCAGTAACAGGCAGGTTTAATGTGTATGTTCTTTGGGCAGAGTTAAGGCGTGTCCTTCATTAAAAAACGAATTTATTGTACTTCAACTGTAGCTCACAAAAGCTCCTTAGTGCGTGAGGATAAAATGACTCAAGTTGAACATTTTGTTCATAAGAGAAACAGGCTTGTGTGGCTTTATGCCTATACCCAAATACATGTTGTCATAGGGGTTCCTGGATCTAATTATTTTGGAGCTGATACTAATAATCCTTTTGCAATAAAGTTATTTCAAATGTAATTTCGGCAGATACCATATGAAACACAGAACCAAGTAGAATAGACGAAAGCAGAATGACTTCATTGCAGGGAATGGTAGATGAATAGAAAGAATATAGGTAAAGGCCACTTATATTTTAAATCTGGAGAGTTTGAAATATAACAGGTGAAAATCGAATTGGCGAAAAGAAAAGATTGTAGAAGCACAAGAAGAGAAGATAGCAGAAACAAATGAGGTAAAATGTGTATAGAGACTAACAATGAAAGAAGAGATTATCCTAATAATTACAGCACAGGACTTAAAATGAGACAGCAGCGAGGAAAGGCAAAGACAGATGCCTGAGCAGCCGAGCCGAGAGAGGAaaagtttaaaatgtattaaattGCTACTGGAGTTGGAGAGAGAAGGGCTAAAATGGAACccaaaaaacaaaagccttattGAAGCAagatggaaaaaagagaagagaatagaTGATAGCTGCAAGTGGGAGATAGGAGGAGGAGTAAACACGAGAGGAGAAAATGgcaaagaggggaaaaaagagagagagagggcagaagaAAAGCCGGAGGAGGAAGAAATAGGAAACAGGCTGACGGGAAGAGTTAATGATAGAACCGCAGACACATCACACGGGGCACAATTACTCAAAGACAGAGCTAGAAAGATGAGGGCAGCGTTATAATTGAAAGGGGATGAGCTAAAGAGCAGGCAGGGAGGAGAGTGTAAGAAGAGAAGAGTAAAGGCCAGTGGAAATGGGCAAATGCCTGAGCTGAGCTGTGAAGGACAGAAGATAGAAAAAAGActaaggaggagagaggagattaTTGGGTTcaacgatagatagatagatagatagatagatagatagatagataggctcTAAATCTGTGGCAGAAAAACTGTGGTGGTCTGCGCATCTCTACATCTGTCATACAAAGTATGAAAATACATCTGCAGGTTTGAATTTGATGTATTATGTTAAACAGACATGAGTTTCTTTATCAATTGTGTAATTCATTTTTTCTGTTTCAGAGAAATCTTAGGTATTCTGGCCATGGCTCTCCAATTACCACTGCactaaatataaataataataaaaaattgaGGTATTTGTGaggtaaaacaaaaaaatttGAGGAATTTGTGAGGTAAAACTCACTGGACCTGACTCTGTGGCCTTAAGAAGAAAGAGGAACCAGACTCCTCTCACCAGTCTTTGGTTTCTATGGTGCCTGTTTTCATAAGCTAATGGTAACCATAAGCTAACAGTCTTTGTCAATTAGAAAGCGTTCACAGTTTTCATAGAATGATTGACTTGTCATGCAGTATTAGCAATCCAGAAATACATATGTAAAACTTGTCCATTAGGATTAAAAATATGACCACAGTAAATATAGTGAGAACAATAAACTATACAAACTGATATAAATATAAATCAATCTTTATTTCGTGACACGACAATTGGCACTGTGATGACGACAattatgacacacacagacacaaaaacagagGTTAATACTTTGCAGATCTTTTTCCTTGTGAGTTCAGCCTGTTTCTTCCTCAAAAGGGAGTCATACCCCGGGGTGTAAAGCTCTTCTAGCCAAAAATTGAGCTCTCCCGGGTCCTCCTACAACAcattgaaattaattatggATGCTGTCGCCTCACAAGGCAGTTGCCTCGTCCTTGCTAGACCAGCTAAAACTCCATCAACAATTCATCTGAATGATTTTTAAGACATAGAAAGACTTTAACATTCAAACACTCaaaacagataaaaaaaacatatgatGTTCAAGGTCAATCTTCAAACTACAGTGTTTGTTTTGcataaaaatatatttgttgtttattttgtcaCATTAAGCTGCTTCACTTTTTAATGATGTCTCTTTGGATTTTAGAGAGCAAAAACAACCCCTCTTCTTTGCTTCATCATAGCTAATGCTGTTTCTTGATCACTACAGAATGTGTGAAGTCAGCAATGCTCAGAGGTTCTGTCCAGGGAAATGACTAGTTCAATATGGCATCGCCACTCAAGCATAGatggacttttactttttaattaATCCTGTGTGATCATTTGCATCGAATTCAAGAGTGAGGGCTCAGTTTTTTTGATTGCTGACTTTGAACTGTTGTGTTGTGGGATACGGTAGCTCTTTGATATTCTAATCTGATCTCAGCTATCTGGTGTTACAGCCACTGACATTTAGAGGGAATCAAATAACACCAACATTGCGTATCACTCATATCAGTTGCCCTTAAAGGTCTCGCTGAGTCACCATCCaatggtgttttgtgttttgttgagGTAAGGTGAAGATATAGTTTTAATGTGTATCTACTGAACCAAGGAGTTGAAATTTACTACATATATATCATGGAACAAGCTCAAACAAGCTCAGGGAAATATGTGTTCCTGATTGGATGGTGCAGTATGTATCTAATTGTATACTGTATCTGTGCTTAGGCACACCTTCCATGACCACTGTTCTGTACCAAACCATCTACAGTATATAACAATAATCAAGAACCAAAAATTCAGTGGCTCAATTGAGGACAGTGCTGTCATTGCAGATTACTGGCCACGTATGCAGTGCACTCAATTCAATACAATTCGTCTAATTTCATCTTGAACTGATCTCTAGGGAGGACATCTAATCAGTACTTCTCATAAACAAGATTCATAATAGGAGGTCAGATCATTTCAGTGATTAAGATCCTATTTGATTGGGCTTTATCTCCCTCATACTACAAGGCCTAAATTTAGCTCACTGTCAGCCTACTGTACATCAGTGATGCTTGATAATAGATTGTGCTGATCCTCTCGTTTACTGATAGGAAAATATAATCATTACCGCAACTCTTTTTTCAGTGGCGAGGCTTTGATAAACTCCACTGAGACAGTCCCGTGCTGTGTTATTATCATGATATTTCAGAGAAGATGTTCAATTAGTTATTAGAGCATAGCTACCTTTGAATAGTCTCCTAAATTTCCATGTATGGTTTGCCTGTCGTACTCCTGAATGGTCCAGGAGGGCTTCGACTTTGGGTTGTCTTCAATGCCGATGATCATGTCTGAGTATAGGGGGTTTGTCTTGATCTTTGGCGTCATGGTGATTGCCGTGACGTGCTTGCGGAGGACCGAGTCCATCAACACAGGACTGCCCTCCGGTGATGACCTCTGCACACTCAGATTTCTTCTTTCCATCtaaaaaaagagggggaaaaagctCCAAATTAAGCAAAACAGATAATTTTGGTCAACGACAataagggggggtgggggggtggtacATGTCTAAGTGCCCATGGGGACCCTAGTTCCATTCCAACTCGTGGTCATTTCCCATTTCTACCCCCATCTCTACCCCAACTGTTCTATCTGCATAAAGCCAAAAAGCCCTTAATATATACAAAAAAGACATTATAATAAAAAACGGATACTGGACTGAAACCCACAATGGAAAGTAAGCTAATTGTCTCATCAAATGGGTCTTTTGGCTACAGTGGCTGCTGTATTAATTTTCTTTCCAAGAGACTTGGTGGAGTAATTATTCAGAGTGCCTTTAAGAatgatcaaataaataaaaggtagctaaaagagagagagagagtgtgtacagtacagtgtgtactgtatgtgtgtgagagagagactaaatTGTATATCTGAATGTGTGGGAAGTATGACATAATTGCTGGCAGGCCTTTGCATTGAAGTTCATACATTAACAGACCGAGGCTTTTTTATGGTTTATTTACTTTCCCTTTGATAGAGTTACAGTATACACAAACAATGCTGTTTACAGAAGAGAGCATTTCAAAGTTATTGAAGAGGTAAACACAAGCTCCACTGACGTTTAATTCAGCAATCTCTTTGGATAGTAAGGCACTAAAAGTAAACTCCAATTCAATGTTTGAAAAACATATCATGCATCATGTTGTCCACTAGTTGGGTTTATAAGAAAGCATTCCATTATCCATATACTATGCAGTTGTAGTGTTTCACTGAACTATCTTATGGATAATAACCTGTGCAGTGAACTGTACTTTACCTCTGAGTAGACTCTGTTTTGCCACTGCTGACCGGTCAGCACCGCGTTGATCTGGAACATTCCATGAGTCACGGGCAACATCCCCACGTCCAGCTGCAAGAACTTCCCTGGGTGGTTGTTATTGGGGAGAGCCGAGATGTCCATGTTGTTCATCCAGGGTAGCCCCAACAGAGCGCTCCTGCTCTagctctgcctgtgtgtgtgtgtgtgtgcgcatgcacatgtgtgtgttgtgtgtgtgtgagtgcatgcgtgtgtgactCAGCCATAACCCACAGTGGAAGTAATAATTGATGAGGAGGTAGATGTCTCGCGCAGGTGTAGGTAATTCTATCTGACTCTAGTGGCCTTGTTAGAGCAACAGACAGTGCCAACAAGGGCATAGAGACATCTACACCCTTCCACATACTTTTATTACACAACACAACTACGCTGCATCATCTCAAACCTCTCAGGCAAAGATGAGTGGTGATTAAAAGTATGATCCAGTAATAAGAGGCAATTTATTACTGTAAGgctaaattaagtcaaatgactGATACCTCAGAGAAAGACAGTCATAATAAACAATTAAATCCCAGTGCATTGAATAAATCACATTTTAGGAGCAAACTCTCTATTGCCTCTATTGTAAAACTTTCTGTTGTCAAAAGTCAATAGTTTAATACGATAAATGTATAGGGTTATAAGGAGTTAGTTATCAACTCTCATTTTGTTTCTTTGATTTCAGTATTGAGGGCAACTTGTTGACAGTATAATGAGTATAAATAGAGGAATTTAGTtctaaatgtttttgttgttgctctGTTCTGCTTGTGttacacacaccaagacccctggcagttctgttagccccttgagctgtggatctgcccaaggtttcttccttggtaagggagtttttccttgcccctgttgctcttgggtgctccttgttggtgccccccccccccccaattccaatcctccctcacctttcttatgcagcccttgccacttaatctactaaacccctcttctactgcactttttacccccccccccccccctttgcacaaataggctgacaccagacataatttcactgcatttcttacttccagtaactatatgcatgtgacaataaacttccttgtatccttgtatccttgttctGTTTTGTGAACAACATTAAGGCGTTTGTTGAAGggcatattatatatttatgtgCGTGCAGTGTTGAACAACTGTTTTTGATGTGGTAACTGTCGATTTGGTATGCAAAAAAGAACATGaacaccacattacaaaaacaaagaCGGACCCAAGAGGGAATGTGATAAATAATGCAGGCtagtgttaatgttgaaactatgtCGGAATTAAACAGGTTTTACTTAACAATAGCGTTACAAGAGGGTTGTGATGTTAATTAGCCTTAAGGGATATCATTGTTGTACACAGATGAAATGTGTCTTCAGTTTACTCCACAAAAACAAATGCTACCAGTATCTCTTAAACAGAGGTCAGTTGAAACTCCtttttaatgaaaaaaaaaaaaaaacaacagcatgtGACTCATACATaactcacagacagacaacatTGTGGCAATAtcttatatatataatatgtattGTGTGAGGCATTGCTTCGTACATTTAGTTATGAGAAACCACGGTCCTCAGTTGTGGCAAGCTTGAACAGCAGAGAATAAATTTCAATGCAACGTTCTTGTTCTTTTTTGAATGCAGAGATCCAATATTTCTAATTGAGCATCTGATGCGGAGAATATTGAGCAACAATAAAACGCTGTAGACTTGGCAGAACTGATGGCACTGAAAAGCCTCCATCAGACCTAAAGCAAATCAGTGTTAACATGTACAGTGTTCTTccccccctcaaaaaaaaaaaaaattctccatttttctttttcctcttcaAGTACAGGGTGACAATTGACATTTTTGAAATGACAGATACACATTTGCATGTCAAGTGAACTCTATTGTTTCATGTGCAGCAGAACAAAAATGCCAACccagtaaaaaaaagaaagaaagaagcagCTTGTAGCTTGTATAGCACCGCTGTactgtaaaataataataaaaatacaaaaatacagacaGTCAATGGGCAATGTGGCCTCCAACAGTACTACTAgaggacacacatacaaaacatggCCGAGAAAAATCAATTACAGTACACTTTCTCTGCACCAGCCTGTCATAATGCCTGCAAAACTCAGTCATAAATTACAGTTATCATGTGACACTACTAAGGAGCATCACAGCAGATTTTCATTATATGATATATTCATTattcaacatacagtacatataaaaAACTTTTGTGTATATATAGCACCGTGTTGTATTGAATGGTAGTATGACTGACCATGAGAACTTTATTATGTAAAGCTGTACAGTAATAATATGAAATGGAGCATTGTGGGGGGGACAGAAAAAAGGTCAAGATAGACAAGAGCATTTGTATAGAGGGTGAAGGTACCTGGAAATCTCAATCTTGATTCTACACAGCACATTAGGAAAGAGAGCTAAAAAACTGAAACCCCTCTGAAGATGAACCTGATGGCCACAGACAAAATTGGATCATTTTTCACTCCTAACCACTGAGCTTACCCAAATGTGGTGGGGTAAAATCTTTTCATATGCCAGTTACCCTTTCTGGGAAGAAATGGGATGCAGTTGGCCTTTGGAAAAGGCCCATTTGGGTGCAAGTTAGGAAAAGATAGCACGGAAACAAGAGCAAGGTACATTTCAATGTTTATTCTAGAGGAATTGAGATAAAACTGAGTTGAATGTTAAGCATCTAAATATattttctatatatatatatatatatatatatatatatatattttaatttataGTCAAAATTGATTGACTATAAATTGTCAGATTTATTTCAGCTGGCACAGAAAGTTTTTTGTTTGGCGTTCAACGTGTTTTGCTTTATATATCTAATGAATGTGATGTGTGGTTGATTTTCTAATGCAAATGCTTTTATTATAATTAGAAAAAATCAATGTTGTTTAATTAAACTAATGGTAATTTTTTGTCAGTATAATCATGTACAATCAAACTTCTGAAGCATGTGCAGATGTTGGCTACATGTATACGTGAAACTAAATGAGGCAATTTCATTTCAAATGTTGATCTCAGAACCAGTGGTGAAAGTGCCAACATGTTGTTTTCAAATGATCAGTTTACACTGTACATTTGTTTTCAGATCATTATGTTGCCATGGGGAGCTGTTTGTAAAACACTGTACATTGTTCTATCCTCCACAGTTTTTGCA
Encoded proteins:
- the LOC121680767 gene encoding major intrinsically disordered NOTCH2-binding receptor 1-like, which encodes MNNMDISALPNNNHPGKFLQLDVGMLPVTHGMFQINAVLTGQQWQNRVYSEVKRNLSVQRSSPEGSPVLMDSVLRKHVTAITMTPKIKTNPLYSDMIIGIEDNPKSKPSWTIQEYDRQTIHGNLGDYSKEDPGELNFWLEELYTPGYDSLLRKKQAELTRKKICKVLTSVFVSVCVIIVVITVPIVVSRNKD